One region of Armigeres subalbatus isolate Guangzhou_Male chromosome 3, GZ_Asu_2, whole genome shotgun sequence genomic DNA includes:
- the LOC134222748 gene encoding uncharacterized protein LOC134222748, with amino-acid sequence MSHRTNTLVVDFSVLPKRPPLGQVKKFLEKSIKLDMADVKRIQLHNLNNCVFIEMNDAGVAPRLQQQNHLKHSFHRLGVIYHIPVYVDGPTTTIKLHDLSPRMPNTTIINHLKQYGKIISIQNETWKNFFPGVLNGVRVVRMMIEKPIPSRISIENEPTLVTGQKQNDQPQSKCPVATSEPTLQIPSNTSEQINTGPPPVQTESNESENDNDDDDDDDDERQIEPGTTGASAKRRLSAASGTASDTRADNIPKRSCGEDAYNTGDTREHDGADWRVYNTRSKTKKIMYRICSILKIRDEPASG; translated from the coding sequence ATGTCACACAGAACGAACACGCTTGTCGTGGACTTTAGTGTTCTTCCAAAACGACCTCCGTTGGGACAGGTGAAAAAGTTCCTGGAGAAGTCAATCAAGCTTGACATGGCTGATGTTAAGAGAATTCAGCTGCATAACCTCAACAACTGCGTGTTTATCGAGATGAACGATGCAGGTGTAGCACCACGACTACAGCAGCAAAACCATCTGAAACACTCATTCCATCGTCTAGGCGTAATCTATCACATACCGGTGTATGTTGATGGCCCCACTACAACAATCAAGCTACACGACCTTTCGCCACGCATGCCGAATACCACTATCATCAACCATCTGAAACAATATGGCAAAATAATCTCCATACAAAATGAGACCTGGAAAAACTTCTTCCCGGGAGTGCTGAACGGTGTGAGAGTAGTGCGAATGATGATAGAAAAACCGATACCATCGCGCATCTCTATCGAGAATGAACCGACGCTAGTTActggccaaaaacaaaatgaTCAACCGCAATCAAAGTGCCCAGTGGCGACTTCAGAGCCTACATTACAAATACCATCGAACACATCCGAACAAATCAATACCGGCCCTCCACCAGTGCAAACGGAATCAAACGAAAGTGAAAACGacaatgacgacgacgacgacgacgacgacgaaagGCAAATTGAGCCCGGCACTACTGGAGCCAGCGCGAAAAGGCGATTGTCAGCCGCATCGGGAACAGCAAGCGACACACGTGCCGATAACATCCCAAAGAGATCGTGTGGTGAAGACGCTTACAATACAGGCGACACCAGAGAACATGATGGAGCGGACTGGAGAGTGTATAACACacgatcaaaaacaaaaaaaataatgtatcGAATTTGTAGCATATTGAAAAtcagagacgagccagcctcgggctga